One segment of Anopheles stephensi strain Indian chromosome 3, UCI_ANSTEP_V1.0, whole genome shotgun sequence DNA contains the following:
- the LOC118514443 gene encoding protein nervous wreck isoform X1, whose translation MQQNVTDWKQFANIGVMGKALHMSGSLPNLPAPPDRTGRRRKLMNRYYHRQGNYTKFLKNLHTEQLAKLALKNQNECELLEDIRQFTLKRSAIEKSYSEALLKISSAYLNKKQACIPEIKMDGADEKWNMWSVWQTVLEENEKLARARLAAVEVFQQQIADEAKVLRSTKLNSSKRCIENLGVVQKELQNSVTDVDKTKKIYFDEEHSAHDVRDKARDIEEKLKKKKGSFFQSITSLQKNSARVTSRKEQLEEKSTGARNDYILSLAAANAHQNRYFTIDLQTTMATMENYVYERVADYLALIGRTELLTCSATQNSFGKIRDQAQQLTREYNLQCCYLYYPVLKQHIQYEFEPCDNDPVRKITADHESAAETLSREGKRWAGRVARESNVIRECARKLAVCTALREAGHRNDPNDQNGPDLETKIEEFRENIRKSEIAKAKAEARLECLRIGGINVDEWIQEAETLSVQEMPRSASSLSMRTDASGQGENPSSDSFYDSDNAEQDQPVSESSPAPKQPEPPMDEFTADSDEDEEFGVEQERQKIEQISHGWDDPTQVDWGAEEAAAAAAASSSAAAEAAVAAAAAAASAQPREPAGQTFKCTALYSYTAQNPDELTIVESEQLEVVGEGDGDGWLRARNYRGEEGFVPHNYLDVERDTPVDTHTPAQLSSQISFSSVDYTVDNEDQDQMQDSGQSPDQISVISAPRKVNNQLYCVALYDYDATAEDELTFEEGQIIKLITKSPHGVDDGWWEGELMGKIGNFPSLVVEECDENGEPLTDAEDESPPPSAPPTFAAPAPPPPMILHEATPPEGQSPNLTNAGPAIDKFEFELNNDQHEQYGTQFSAPPPSQPPPVVICEDPEGEEAATMEEESRQGATATAPAAPAPPATASGDDSNQLNFAQIIVTAATPMHEEPDKKFPPAEAPTTTATDDEPSEIVEKQERETQEISSKQKSQDAEVPKPPTPPSQQPTKPKTAPPPKPAKPPSPPKPEKPATAPKPTNVVAKTVTAKKPERVRQGATVPEPDPEPEPDHGEATPIEDPVAPFEANFEANFEAGFAANFDDAFGQSSQPEVPKQVVGGRASIPEELEPDQLARLQNLKESNA comes from the exons ATGCAGCAGAACGTCACCGATTGGAAGCAGTTTGCAAACATCG GTGTAATGGGGAAAGCGTTGCATATGTCGGGTTCGTTACCAAACTTGCCGGCCCCACCCGATCGGACCGGACGGCGTCGGAAGCTGATGAATCGCTACTACCATCGACAG GGCAATTACACAAAGTTTCTGAAGAATCTCCACACGGAGCAGTTGGCGAAGCTAGCGCTCAAGAACCAGAACGAGTGCGAGCTGCTGGAGGACATCCGACAGTTTACGCTGAAGCGGTCCGCCATCGAGAAATCGTACAGCGAGGCACTGCTGAAGATATCGTCCGCGTACCTGAACAAGAAGCAGGCATGCATCCCGGAGATCAAGATGGACGGTGCGGATGAGAAATG GAATATGTGGAGCGTATGGCAAACGGTACTGGAGGAGAACGAAAAGCTAGCCCGAGCCCGTCTTGCCGCGGTCGAGGTGTTTCAGCAGCAGATTGCCGACGAAGCGAAAGTGCTGCGCAGCACCAAGCTGAACAGTAGCAAACGCTGCATCGAGAACCTCGGCGTGGTGCAGAAGGAGCTACAGAACTCCGTGACCGACGTGGACAAGACGAAGAAAATCTACTTCGACGAGGAGCACAGTGCCCACGATGTGCGGGACAAGGCACGCGATATCGAGGAGAagctcaagaagaagaagggctcCTTCTTCCAGTCGATCACCTCGCTGCAGAAAAACAGTGCCCGGGTAACGTCGCGCAAGGAGCAGCTGGAGGAGAAATCGACCGGTGCCCGGAACGATTACATTCTAAGTCTGGCGGCGGCCAATGCGCACCAGAATCGCTACTTCACCATCGACCTGCAGACCACGATGGCCACGATGGAGAACTACGTGTACGAGCGGGTAGCCGACTATCTGGCCCTGATCGGCCGTACCGAGCTGTTGACCTGCTCGGCGACGCAGAACTCGTTCGGCAAGATCCGTGACCAGGCGCAGCAGCTGACGCGCGAATACAATCTGCAGTGCTGCTATCTGTACTATCCGGTGCTGAAGCAACACATCCAGTACGAGTTTGAGCCGTGCGATAATGATCCGGTGCGCAAGATTACGGCTGACCATGAATCGGCTGCGGAAACGCTAAGCCGGGAGGGTAAACGATGGGCAGGTCGGGTTGCGCGGGAAAGTAACGTTATAAGGGAATGTGCTCGTAAGCTGGCAGTATGTACGGCGCTGCGAGAAGCGGGTCATCGAAACGATCCAAACGATCAGAACGGGCCGGACCTCGAGACAAAGATTGAAGAGTTCCGCGAAAACATCCGCAAGTCGGAAATTGCGAAGGCGAAGGCAGAGGCACGATTGGAGTGTTTGCGAATCGGGGGCATCAATGTGGACGAGTGGATACAGGAGGCGGAAACGCTCAGTGTGCAGGAGATGCCACGGTCGGCCAGTTCGCTCTCGATGCGTACGGATGCGTCGGGACAAGGG GAAAACCCAAGCTCGGACTCGTTCTACGACAGTGACAATGCCGAACAGGATCAACCGGTGTCGGAATCATCGCCGGCACCGAAACAACCGGAACCTCCAATGGACGAGTTTACGGCAGACAGCGACGAGGATGAGG AGTTTGGCGTTGAGCAGGAGCGACAGAAGATTGAACAGATTTCACACGGCTGGGACGATCCGACCCAGGTCGACTGGGGAGCCGAGGAAGCTgcggctgcagcagcagccagcagtAGCGCTGCCGCCGAAGCtgccgtagcagcagcagccgcagctgCCTCAGCACAACCACGCGAACCAGCGGGACAAACGTTCAAGTGTACCGCCCTCTACTCGTACACCGCTCAGAACCCGGACGAGCTGACGATCGTGGAAAGTGAGCAGCTCGAGGTGGTCGGCGAAGGGGATGGTGATGGGTGGTTACGGGCCAGGAACTATCGAGGCGAGGAAGGCTTCGTGCCACACAACTATCTCGACGTGGAGCGTGACACACCGGTCGATACGCACACGCCCGCCCAGCTGTCATCGCAGATATCGTTCTCCTCGGTGGACTACACGGTCGACAATGAGGATCAGGATCAGATGCAGGATTCGGGTCAATCGCCGGACCAGATTTCGGTCATATCGGCACCGCGCAAGGTCAACAATCAGCTGTACTGTGTGGCACTGTACGACTACGACGCTACGGCCGAGGATGAGCTGACGTTCGAGGAAGGACAG ATCATTAAACTCATCACCAAAAGTCCACACGGTGTGGACGATGGTTGGTGGGAAGGTGAGCTGATGGGCAAGATCGGTAACTTCCCATCGCTGGTTGTGGAGGAGTGCGACGAGAACGGGGAACCGCTGACCGATGCGGAGGACGAATCACCGCCACCGTCAGCACCGCCAACGTTCGCGGCACCAGCCCCACCACCGCCGATGATTCTCCATGAAGCGACACCTCCGGAAGGTCAAAGTCCAA ATTTGACCAATGCTGGACCAGCAATAGACAAGTTTGAGTTTGAGTTAAACAACGACCAACATGAGCAGTATGGAACGCAGTTttcggcaccaccaccatcacagcCTCCACCGG TTGTTATCTGTGAGGATCCTGAG GGCGAAGAGGCCGCTACTATGGAAGAGGAATCTCGACAAGGGGCTACCGCAACAGCGccggcagcaccagcaccaccagctaCTGCTAGTGGCGACGATAGCAACCAGCTCAACTTTGCCCAAATCATCGTAACGGCCGCCACACCGATGCACGAAGAACCGGACAAGAAGTTCCCGCCGGCGGAAGCACCAAcgaccaccgccaccgacgACGAACCGTCCGAGATCGTGGAAAAGCAGGAGCGGGAAACGCAGGAGATAAGCAGCAAGCAGAAATCTCAGGACGCCGAGGTGCCAAAGCCACCGACGCCACCATCGCAGCAGCCGACCAAACCCAAAACCGCACCGCCTCCGAAACCGGCCAAACCACCGTCACCCCCGAAGCCGGAAAAGCCGGCCACCGCACCGAAACCCACCAACGTGGTGGCGAAAACTGTGACCGCCAAAAAGCCTGAACGAGTGCGGCAGGGTGCCACGGTGCCGGAACCGGACCCGGAACCCGAACCGGACCACGGTGAGGCGACACCGATCGAGGATCCGGTAGCACCGTTCGAGGCGAACTTTGAGGCAAACTTTGAGGCAGGTTTCGCGGCCAACTTTGACGATGCGTTCGGGCAGAGCAGTCAGCCGGAGGTGCCGAAGCAGGTGGTAGGCGGCCGGGCCAGCATACCGGAAGAGCTGGAACCGGATCAGCTGGCCCGGCTGCAGAATCTGAAGGAATCGAACGCATAA
- the LOC118514443 gene encoding protein nervous wreck isoform X4 — MQQNVTDWKQFANIGVMGKALHMSGSLPNLPAPPDRTGRRRKLMNRYYHRQGNYTKFLKNLHTEQLAKLALKNQNECELLEDIRQFTLKRSAIEKSYSEALLKISSAYLNKKQACIPEIKMDGADEKWNMWSVWQTVLEENEKLARARLAAVEVFQQQIADEAKVLRSTKLNSSKRCIENLGVVQKELQNSVTDVDKTKKIYFDEEHSAHDVRDKARDIEEKLKKKKGSFFQSITSLQKNSARVTSRKEQLEEKSTGARNDYILSLAAANAHQNRYFTIDLQTTMATMENYVYERVADYLALIGRTELLTCSATQNSFGKIRDQAQQLTREYNLQCCYLYYPVLKQHIQYEFEPCDNDPVRKITADHESAAETLSREGKRWAGRVARESNVIRECARKLAVCTALREAGHRNDPNDQNGPDLETKIEEFRENIRKSEIAKAKAEARLECLRIGGINVDEWIQEAETLSVQEMPRSASSLSMRTDASGQGENPSSDSFYDSDNAEQDQPVSESSPAPKQPEPPMDEFTADSDEDEEFGVEQERQKIEQISHGWDDPTQVDWGAEEAAAAAAASSSAAAEAAVAAAAAAASAQPREPAGQTFKCTALYSYTAQNPDELTIVESEQLEVVGEGDGDGWLRARNYRGEEGFVPHNYLDVERDTPVDTHTPAQLSSQISFSSVDYTVDNEDQDQMQDSGQSPDQISVISAPRKVNNQLYCVALYDYDATAEDELTFEEGQIIKLITKSPHGVDDGWWEGELMGKIGNFPSLVVEECDENGEPLTDAEDESPPPSAPPTFAAPAPPPPMILHEATPPEDLTNAGPAIDKFEFELNNDQHEQYGTQFSAPPPSQPPPGRRGRYYGRGISTRGYRNSAGSTSTTSYC; from the exons ATGCAGCAGAACGTCACCGATTGGAAGCAGTTTGCAAACATCG GTGTAATGGGGAAAGCGTTGCATATGTCGGGTTCGTTACCAAACTTGCCGGCCCCACCCGATCGGACCGGACGGCGTCGGAAGCTGATGAATCGCTACTACCATCGACAG GGCAATTACACAAAGTTTCTGAAGAATCTCCACACGGAGCAGTTGGCGAAGCTAGCGCTCAAGAACCAGAACGAGTGCGAGCTGCTGGAGGACATCCGACAGTTTACGCTGAAGCGGTCCGCCATCGAGAAATCGTACAGCGAGGCACTGCTGAAGATATCGTCCGCGTACCTGAACAAGAAGCAGGCATGCATCCCGGAGATCAAGATGGACGGTGCGGATGAGAAATG GAATATGTGGAGCGTATGGCAAACGGTACTGGAGGAGAACGAAAAGCTAGCCCGAGCCCGTCTTGCCGCGGTCGAGGTGTTTCAGCAGCAGATTGCCGACGAAGCGAAAGTGCTGCGCAGCACCAAGCTGAACAGTAGCAAACGCTGCATCGAGAACCTCGGCGTGGTGCAGAAGGAGCTACAGAACTCCGTGACCGACGTGGACAAGACGAAGAAAATCTACTTCGACGAGGAGCACAGTGCCCACGATGTGCGGGACAAGGCACGCGATATCGAGGAGAagctcaagaagaagaagggctcCTTCTTCCAGTCGATCACCTCGCTGCAGAAAAACAGTGCCCGGGTAACGTCGCGCAAGGAGCAGCTGGAGGAGAAATCGACCGGTGCCCGGAACGATTACATTCTAAGTCTGGCGGCGGCCAATGCGCACCAGAATCGCTACTTCACCATCGACCTGCAGACCACGATGGCCACGATGGAGAACTACGTGTACGAGCGGGTAGCCGACTATCTGGCCCTGATCGGCCGTACCGAGCTGTTGACCTGCTCGGCGACGCAGAACTCGTTCGGCAAGATCCGTGACCAGGCGCAGCAGCTGACGCGCGAATACAATCTGCAGTGCTGCTATCTGTACTATCCGGTGCTGAAGCAACACATCCAGTACGAGTTTGAGCCGTGCGATAATGATCCGGTGCGCAAGATTACGGCTGACCATGAATCGGCTGCGGAAACGCTAAGCCGGGAGGGTAAACGATGGGCAGGTCGGGTTGCGCGGGAAAGTAACGTTATAAGGGAATGTGCTCGTAAGCTGGCAGTATGTACGGCGCTGCGAGAAGCGGGTCATCGAAACGATCCAAACGATCAGAACGGGCCGGACCTCGAGACAAAGATTGAAGAGTTCCGCGAAAACATCCGCAAGTCGGAAATTGCGAAGGCGAAGGCAGAGGCACGATTGGAGTGTTTGCGAATCGGGGGCATCAATGTGGACGAGTGGATACAGGAGGCGGAAACGCTCAGTGTGCAGGAGATGCCACGGTCGGCCAGTTCGCTCTCGATGCGTACGGATGCGTCGGGACAAGGG GAAAACCCAAGCTCGGACTCGTTCTACGACAGTGACAATGCCGAACAGGATCAACCGGTGTCGGAATCATCGCCGGCACCGAAACAACCGGAACCTCCAATGGACGAGTTTACGGCAGACAGCGACGAGGATGAGG AGTTTGGCGTTGAGCAGGAGCGACAGAAGATTGAACAGATTTCACACGGCTGGGACGATCCGACCCAGGTCGACTGGGGAGCCGAGGAAGCTgcggctgcagcagcagccagcagtAGCGCTGCCGCCGAAGCtgccgtagcagcagcagccgcagctgCCTCAGCACAACCACGCGAACCAGCGGGACAAACGTTCAAGTGTACCGCCCTCTACTCGTACACCGCTCAGAACCCGGACGAGCTGACGATCGTGGAAAGTGAGCAGCTCGAGGTGGTCGGCGAAGGGGATGGTGATGGGTGGTTACGGGCCAGGAACTATCGAGGCGAGGAAGGCTTCGTGCCACACAACTATCTCGACGTGGAGCGTGACACACCGGTCGATACGCACACGCCCGCCCAGCTGTCATCGCAGATATCGTTCTCCTCGGTGGACTACACGGTCGACAATGAGGATCAGGATCAGATGCAGGATTCGGGTCAATCGCCGGACCAGATTTCGGTCATATCGGCACCGCGCAAGGTCAACAATCAGCTGTACTGTGTGGCACTGTACGACTACGACGCTACGGCCGAGGATGAGCTGACGTTCGAGGAAGGACAG ATCATTAAACTCATCACCAAAAGTCCACACGGTGTGGACGATGGTTGGTGGGAAGGTGAGCTGATGGGCAAGATCGGTAACTTCCCATCGCTGGTTGTGGAGGAGTGCGACGAGAACGGGGAACCGCTGACCGATGCGGAGGACGAATCACCGCCACCGTCAGCACCGCCAACGTTCGCGGCACCAGCCCCACCACCGCCGATGATTCTCCATGAAGCGACACCTCCGGAAG ATTTGACCAATGCTGGACCAGCAATAGACAAGTTTGAGTTTGAGTTAAACAACGACCAACATGAGCAGTATGGAACGCAGTTttcggcaccaccaccatcacagcCTCCACCGG GGCGAAGAGGCCGCTACTATGGAAGAGGAATCTCGACAAGGGGCTACCGCAACAGCGccggcagcaccagcaccaccagctaCTGCTAG
- the LOC118514443 gene encoding protein nervous wreck isoform X3: protein MQQNVTDWKQFANIGVMGKALHMSGSLPNLPAPPDRTGRRRKLMNRYYHRQGNYTKFLKNLHTEQLAKLALKNQNECELLEDIRQFTLKRSAIEKSYSEALLKISSAYLNKKQACIPEIKMDGADEKWNMWSVWQTVLEENEKLARARLAAVEVFQQQIADEAKVLRSTKLNSSKRCIENLGVVQKELQNSVTDVDKTKKIYFDEEHSAHDVRDKARDIEEKLKKKKGSFFQSITSLQKNSARVTSRKEQLEEKSTGARNDYILSLAAANAHQNRYFTIDLQTTMATMENYVYERVADYLALIGRTELLTCSATQNSFGKIRDQAQQLTREYNLQCCYLYYPVLKQHIQYEFEPCDNDPVRKITADHESAAETLSREGKRWAGRVARESNVIRECARKLAVCTALREAGHRNDPNDQNGPDLETKIEEFRENIRKSEIAKAKAEARLECLRIGGINVDEWIQEAETLSVQEMPRSASSLSMRTDASGQGENPSSDSFYDSDNAEQDQPVSESSPAPKQPEPPMDEFTADSDEDEEFGVEQERQKIEQISHGWDDPTQVDWGAEEAAAAAAASSSAAAEAAVAAAAAAASAQPREPAGQTFKCTALYSYTAQNPDELTIVESEQLEVVGEGDGDGWLRARNYRGEEGFVPHNYLDVERDTPVDTHTPAQLSSQISFSSVDYTVDNEDQDQMQDSGQSPDQISVISAPRKVNNQLYCVALYDYDATAEDELTFEEGQIIKLITKSPHGVDDGWWEGELMGKIGNFPSLVVEECDENGEPLTDAEDESPPPSAPPTFAAPAPPPPMILHEATPPEGQSPNLTNAGPAIDKFEFELNNDQHEQYGTQFSAPPPSQPPPGRRGRYYGRGISTRGYRNSAGSTSTTSYC, encoded by the exons ATGCAGCAGAACGTCACCGATTGGAAGCAGTTTGCAAACATCG GTGTAATGGGGAAAGCGTTGCATATGTCGGGTTCGTTACCAAACTTGCCGGCCCCACCCGATCGGACCGGACGGCGTCGGAAGCTGATGAATCGCTACTACCATCGACAG GGCAATTACACAAAGTTTCTGAAGAATCTCCACACGGAGCAGTTGGCGAAGCTAGCGCTCAAGAACCAGAACGAGTGCGAGCTGCTGGAGGACATCCGACAGTTTACGCTGAAGCGGTCCGCCATCGAGAAATCGTACAGCGAGGCACTGCTGAAGATATCGTCCGCGTACCTGAACAAGAAGCAGGCATGCATCCCGGAGATCAAGATGGACGGTGCGGATGAGAAATG GAATATGTGGAGCGTATGGCAAACGGTACTGGAGGAGAACGAAAAGCTAGCCCGAGCCCGTCTTGCCGCGGTCGAGGTGTTTCAGCAGCAGATTGCCGACGAAGCGAAAGTGCTGCGCAGCACCAAGCTGAACAGTAGCAAACGCTGCATCGAGAACCTCGGCGTGGTGCAGAAGGAGCTACAGAACTCCGTGACCGACGTGGACAAGACGAAGAAAATCTACTTCGACGAGGAGCACAGTGCCCACGATGTGCGGGACAAGGCACGCGATATCGAGGAGAagctcaagaagaagaagggctcCTTCTTCCAGTCGATCACCTCGCTGCAGAAAAACAGTGCCCGGGTAACGTCGCGCAAGGAGCAGCTGGAGGAGAAATCGACCGGTGCCCGGAACGATTACATTCTAAGTCTGGCGGCGGCCAATGCGCACCAGAATCGCTACTTCACCATCGACCTGCAGACCACGATGGCCACGATGGAGAACTACGTGTACGAGCGGGTAGCCGACTATCTGGCCCTGATCGGCCGTACCGAGCTGTTGACCTGCTCGGCGACGCAGAACTCGTTCGGCAAGATCCGTGACCAGGCGCAGCAGCTGACGCGCGAATACAATCTGCAGTGCTGCTATCTGTACTATCCGGTGCTGAAGCAACACATCCAGTACGAGTTTGAGCCGTGCGATAATGATCCGGTGCGCAAGATTACGGCTGACCATGAATCGGCTGCGGAAACGCTAAGCCGGGAGGGTAAACGATGGGCAGGTCGGGTTGCGCGGGAAAGTAACGTTATAAGGGAATGTGCTCGTAAGCTGGCAGTATGTACGGCGCTGCGAGAAGCGGGTCATCGAAACGATCCAAACGATCAGAACGGGCCGGACCTCGAGACAAAGATTGAAGAGTTCCGCGAAAACATCCGCAAGTCGGAAATTGCGAAGGCGAAGGCAGAGGCACGATTGGAGTGTTTGCGAATCGGGGGCATCAATGTGGACGAGTGGATACAGGAGGCGGAAACGCTCAGTGTGCAGGAGATGCCACGGTCGGCCAGTTCGCTCTCGATGCGTACGGATGCGTCGGGACAAGGG GAAAACCCAAGCTCGGACTCGTTCTACGACAGTGACAATGCCGAACAGGATCAACCGGTGTCGGAATCATCGCCGGCACCGAAACAACCGGAACCTCCAATGGACGAGTTTACGGCAGACAGCGACGAGGATGAGG AGTTTGGCGTTGAGCAGGAGCGACAGAAGATTGAACAGATTTCACACGGCTGGGACGATCCGACCCAGGTCGACTGGGGAGCCGAGGAAGCTgcggctgcagcagcagccagcagtAGCGCTGCCGCCGAAGCtgccgtagcagcagcagccgcagctgCCTCAGCACAACCACGCGAACCAGCGGGACAAACGTTCAAGTGTACCGCCCTCTACTCGTACACCGCTCAGAACCCGGACGAGCTGACGATCGTGGAAAGTGAGCAGCTCGAGGTGGTCGGCGAAGGGGATGGTGATGGGTGGTTACGGGCCAGGAACTATCGAGGCGAGGAAGGCTTCGTGCCACACAACTATCTCGACGTGGAGCGTGACACACCGGTCGATACGCACACGCCCGCCCAGCTGTCATCGCAGATATCGTTCTCCTCGGTGGACTACACGGTCGACAATGAGGATCAGGATCAGATGCAGGATTCGGGTCAATCGCCGGACCAGATTTCGGTCATATCGGCACCGCGCAAGGTCAACAATCAGCTGTACTGTGTGGCACTGTACGACTACGACGCTACGGCCGAGGATGAGCTGACGTTCGAGGAAGGACAG ATCATTAAACTCATCACCAAAAGTCCACACGGTGTGGACGATGGTTGGTGGGAAGGTGAGCTGATGGGCAAGATCGGTAACTTCCCATCGCTGGTTGTGGAGGAGTGCGACGAGAACGGGGAACCGCTGACCGATGCGGAGGACGAATCACCGCCACCGTCAGCACCGCCAACGTTCGCGGCACCAGCCCCACCACCGCCGATGATTCTCCATGAAGCGACACCTCCGGAAGGTCAAAGTCCAA ATTTGACCAATGCTGGACCAGCAATAGACAAGTTTGAGTTTGAGTTAAACAACGACCAACATGAGCAGTATGGAACGCAGTTttcggcaccaccaccatcacagcCTCCACCGG GGCGAAGAGGCCGCTACTATGGAAGAGGAATCTCGACAAGGGGCTACCGCAACAGCGccggcagcaccagcaccaccagctaCTGCTAG